In the Natronolimnobius baerhuensis genome, one interval contains:
- a CDS encoding 1,4-dihydroxy-2-naphthoate polyprenyltransferase, whose amino-acid sequence MTEVETSRTKAWLMAARPQTLPAAAAPVIVGTGLAVAEGVFAPIPALMAFIGAALIQVGTNFANDYYDAVKGADTDDREGFTRVTQSGLIAPEQVKLATMITFALAILSGTYLVYIGGVPILLIGLVSVFCGWAYTGGPYPLGYHGLGDLFVFVFFGIVAVMGTFYVQAAAVVPTETLITTIPEGTVTLEAFVASLSIAGLSTCIIIVNNIRDRETDIEAGKRTLAVRLGYRWSRLEYVALLTLAYLVPFWFWLEGYGVATLLPLVSLPYAAVITRTVLTRTDGEALNPALEGTGKLLALYAVLFALGVVL is encoded by the coding sequence ATGACTGAGGTCGAGACGTCACGAACGAAGGCGTGGCTGATGGCGGCACGCCCCCAGACGTTGCCCGCGGCAGCGGCACCCGTCATCGTCGGGACCGGACTCGCGGTCGCTGAGGGGGTGTTCGCCCCGATTCCGGCACTGATGGCGTTTATCGGTGCGGCGCTGATTCAGGTCGGGACCAACTTCGCGAACGACTACTACGACGCGGTCAAGGGCGCGGATACGGACGACCGTGAGGGATTCACCCGCGTTACCCAGTCGGGCCTGATCGCCCCAGAGCAGGTCAAACTCGCGACGATGATTACGTTCGCACTGGCAATTCTCTCGGGGACCTATCTCGTCTACATCGGCGGCGTACCGATTCTCCTAATCGGACTCGTCAGCGTCTTCTGTGGCTGGGCCTACACCGGCGGCCCCTACCCGCTTGGCTATCACGGACTGGGCGATCTGTTCGTCTTCGTCTTCTTCGGCATCGTCGCCGTCATGGGCACGTTTTACGTCCAGGCTGCGGCGGTCGTCCCCACGGAGACGCTGATCACGACGATTCCCGAGGGCACCGTCACGCTCGAGGCGTTCGTCGCCAGCCTCTCCATCGCCGGTCTCTCGACCTGTATCATCATCGTGAACAACATCCGAGATCGGGAGACCGATATCGAGGCCGGGAAGCGAACGCTCGCGGTTCGACTGGGCTATCGCTGGAGTCGCCTCGAGTACGTCGCCTTGCTCACACTCGCGTATCTCGTGCCGTTCTGGTTCTGGCTCGAGGGCTACGGCGTCGCCACCTTGCTCCCACTCGTTTCGCTGCCGTACGCTGCGGTGATCACGCGGACCGTCCTGACCAGAACCGATGGCGAGGCGCTCAACCCCGCACTCGAGGGCACTGGCAAACTGCTCGCGCTGTACGCCGTGCTGTTCGCGCTCGGGGTGGTCCTGTGA
- a CDS encoding DUF7405 family protein: protein MTLPDRSSLSRREYVRLAVAAGGTAALSACLGGEDDTSSVDVPAGTDDSDSLPTRQHAWNDALTADEHGNVQPPAHHVLVALSLQDDVIEDGRVDETAREATETALRSLERAYEWSNEGLVFTLGYTPAYFERFDESLPDSVDLPDPTALTTQEAPEFDEFDAVLHLASDVPEVVLEAEEGLFGEVSELNGVNLETDLTSVFDRLEDRRRTGFVGDGLPAEHTDVSGVPEAVPDDAPFLMGFRSGFRESQATEDRATLESGPFAGGATQHIESMDINLLQWFDQENHFQRVSKLFSREHAVEDLTGEVGEELTASSGLSLERIDATDADAREHNVVGHSQKAARAREDGEPLLLRRDFNTVDGDRPGLHFLSLQREIDEFVRVREAMTGADLDVPMANNGIRHYIFVNRRGNYLVPPRSLRALPPAAPEP from the coding sequence GTGACGCTCCCTGACCGGTCTTCGCTCTCTCGACGTGAGTACGTCCGGCTGGCCGTCGCAGCGGGTGGGACGGCCGCATTGAGCGCCTGCCTCGGTGGTGAGGACGACACCTCGAGCGTCGACGTGCCTGCAGGTACCGACGACTCCGACTCGCTTCCGACACGACAGCACGCCTGGAACGATGCGCTCACGGCGGACGAGCACGGCAACGTCCAGCCGCCAGCACATCACGTGCTGGTGGCGCTGTCACTCCAGGACGACGTGATCGAAGACGGACGCGTCGACGAGACCGCTCGAGAAGCGACCGAAACCGCACTGCGCTCCCTTGAGCGCGCCTACGAGTGGAGCAACGAGGGGCTGGTCTTTACGCTCGGCTACACGCCGGCGTACTTCGAGCGCTTCGACGAGTCGCTGCCGGACTCGGTCGACCTGCCGGACCCAACGGCACTGACGACACAGGAAGCGCCCGAATTCGACGAGTTCGATGCCGTTCTCCATCTCGCGAGCGACGTTCCCGAAGTCGTCCTCGAGGCCGAAGAAGGGCTGTTCGGGGAGGTATCGGAACTCAACGGCGTCAACCTCGAGACGGACCTGACGTCGGTCTTTGACCGACTCGAGGACCGGCGGCGAACGGGCTTCGTCGGCGATGGCCTGCCCGCCGAGCACACGGACGTCTCAGGCGTGCCGGAGGCCGTTCCTGACGACGCACCCTTTTTGATGGGCTTTCGCTCGGGCTTTCGGGAGAGTCAGGCGACGGAGGACCGAGCGACACTCGAGTCCGGACCGTTCGCCGGCGGCGCGACCCAGCACATCGAATCGATGGACATCAACCTCTTGCAGTGGTTCGATCAGGAAAATCACTTCCAGCGCGTTTCGAAACTGTTCAGCCGCGAGCACGCTGTCGAAGACCTGACGGGGGAGGTTGGCGAAGAGTTGACCGCCTCGAGCGGGCTCTCATTGGAGCGAATCGACGCGACCGACGCGGACGCGCGCGAACACAATGTCGTTGGCCACTCCCAGAAGGCTGCACGGGCCAGAGAGGACGGCGAACCGCTATTGCTTCGGCGGGATTTCAACACCGTCGACGGCGACCGGCCGGGCTTGCACTTCCTCTCGCTGCAGCGCGAAATCGACGAGTTCGTGCGCGTTCGCGAGGCGATGACCGGCGCGGATCTGGACGTTCCGATGGCGAACAACGGCATTCGCCACTACATCTTCGTGAATCGACGCGGTAACTACCTGGTTCCGCCGCGGTCGCTGCGCGCACTGCCACCAGCAGCGCCGGAGCCCTAA
- the menD gene encoding 2-succinyl-5-enolpyruvyl-6-hydroxy-3-cyclohexene-1-carboxylic-acid synthase produces MHAPNRATLWGRILADELAAGGLEAVCIAPGSRSTPLTVAFAEHAEIDVYSHLDERSAAYFALGRSRRTGEPTALVCTSGTAAANFHPAVLEANQARVPMLVLTADRPPELRDSGANQTVDQVKLYGDAVRWHAELPEPEADERKVRSLRTTAARALSETVGVEPGPVHLNCPFKKPLEPLEVPDAVPDAFADTLAGRGREGAFVETTRGDRTLEDDHAAEIADTLTDADRPLIVAGPADPVALQTLEADSVVDLAERLGAPILADPLSGLRFGPHVSADDAPVFGGYDTYIVHVDEPDVVLRIGASPTSKPLRHALRDADVRQFVVDPAGAWREATFTATDLVAATPQSVLSGVLEVLESDSTTDMAWLEQFETAERRHWELADEARADGALEADPFEGAIIADVLECAPDPATIFVSNSMPIRDADRFGQPRAADLTVLANRGASGIDGIESTALGAGSATAADEPLVLVTGDLAFYHDANGLLAVDRCDVDATIVLLDNDGGGIFHKLPIAQFEPPFTDQFKTPHGIDFESLSAAYGLEFERVAPVEFEDAYRRSLERDGTQVLSVSFDSERSHRRREDLGERTRDAIR; encoded by the coding sequence ATGCACGCACCAAATCGCGCAACGCTGTGGGGTCGTATTCTCGCCGACGAACTTGCCGCAGGCGGCCTCGAGGCTGTCTGTATCGCACCCGGAAGCCGGTCGACGCCGCTGACGGTCGCGTTCGCCGAGCACGCCGAGATCGACGTCTACTCACACCTCGACGAGCGCTCGGCGGCCTACTTCGCGCTCGGCCGCTCCCGGCGAACCGGCGAGCCAACCGCACTGGTCTGTACCTCGGGAACCGCGGCAGCGAACTTTCACCCGGCCGTTCTCGAGGCGAATCAGGCCCGCGTGCCGATGCTCGTTCTCACGGCGGATCGGCCGCCGGAACTCCGAGACAGCGGCGCGAATCAGACCGTCGACCAGGTGAAACTCTACGGCGATGCCGTCCGCTGGCACGCCGAACTGCCGGAACCCGAAGCCGACGAACGGAAAGTCAGGAGCCTTCGCACGACGGCCGCGCGGGCGCTTTCGGAAACCGTCGGCGTCGAACCCGGTCCTGTTCACCTGAACTGCCCGTTCAAAAAACCGCTCGAGCCACTCGAGGTCCCCGACGCCGTTCCGGACGCGTTTGCCGACACGCTCGCCGGGCGGGGACGCGAGGGCGCGTTCGTCGAGACCACCCGCGGAGATCGGACGCTCGAGGACGACCACGCCGCGGAAATCGCCGATACGCTCACGGATGCAGACCGGCCGCTTATCGTGGCTGGTCCTGCCGATCCGGTGGCGTTGCAGACGCTCGAGGCCGACTCCGTTGTCGACCTTGCCGAGCGGCTTGGTGCGCCGATTCTCGCGGATCCGCTGTCGGGGCTGCGATTCGGCCCGCACGTTTCGGCGGACGATGCCCCCGTCTTCGGTGGCTACGACACCTATATAGTCCACGTTGACGAGCCGGATGTCGTCCTCCGAATCGGGGCGTCGCCGACCTCGAAACCGCTGCGTCACGCCCTCCGAGACGCGGATGTACGCCAGTTCGTCGTCGATCCCGCGGGTGCGTGGCGCGAGGCGACCTTTACCGCGACGGATCTGGTCGCGGCGACGCCGCAGTCGGTTCTGTCGGGTGTCCTCGAGGTACTCGAGTCCGATTCAACAACAGATATGGCGTGGCTCGAGCAGTTCGAGACCGCCGAGCGCCGACACTGGGAACTCGCCGACGAAGCGCGTGCTGACGGAGCGCTCGAGGCTGACCCCTTCGAGGGGGCGATCATCGCGGACGTGCTCGAGTGCGCCCCGGACCCGGCGACAATTTTCGTTTCGAACAGCATGCCGATCCGGGACGCGGATCGGTTTGGACAGCCCCGTGCGGCCGATCTGACGGTACTCGCCAATCGCGGTGCAAGCGGCATCGACGGTATCGAAAGCACGGCGTTGGGTGCGGGAAGCGCAACCGCGGCGGACGAGCCGCTCGTGCTCGTCACCGGCGACCTGGCCTTTTACCACGACGCGAACGGGCTGCTCGCGGTCGACCGTTGCGACGTCGATGCGACCATCGTCTTGCTGGACAACGACGGCGGCGGCATCTTCCACAAACTCCCGATTGCGCAGTTCGAGCCGCCGTTTACCGACCAGTTCAAGACACCCCATGGCATCGACTTCGAATCGCTGTCGGCGGCCTACGGCCTCGAGTTCGAGCGCGTCGCGCCTGTCGAGTTCGAAGATGCGTATCGCCGGTCGCTCGAGCGCGACGGCACGCAGGTGCTGTCGGTGTCGTTCGATTCCGAGCGGAGTCATCGGCGACGAGAGGATCTAGGCGAACGCACTCGAGATGCGATTCGCTGA
- a CDS encoding DUF7350 domain-containing protein: MTNEPTFDRRTALRRLGVTTGALALAGCLGGDDAGDDSSDDADTDADDDLETTPEFFEIEDPPDAVYVPTHREAMRMLEPLEAGDYVLAPMLSYPHPFWVIAGGDSEDEVERVDPEDGRGVHMMFTLWDRETETVLPVDEGVQIRIAQDGDQIGSPFSPWPMLSQEMGFHFGDNVALPGDGTYTVEVTLPPISTRKTGDLEGRLDERQTLEFEFVYDDEFRHEVIGGVDYLDEEHWGQRGALEPMDHGHDEEHDESHDEDHGEHEGDHGDHDGHDDHSHDDGHDDHDHGEHDDSHDHDHGEHDDSHDHDHGEHDDSHDHDGHHHVPYSELPPVDAFPGTLLESDDGDADADELETRDLPRSGDAAFLVTLLESDSRLADGEQYLLVSPRTPYNRVPLADMSLSATVEQDGEATDRSLEQTLDGEYGLHYGVSLESALEADTPVTITVESPPQVARHRGYETAFLEMDPLEFVVPGEVDNE, encoded by the coding sequence ATGACGAACGAACCTACTTTCGACCGACGGACGGCACTTCGACGACTCGGCGTTACGACCGGCGCGCTCGCACTCGCGGGCTGTCTCGGCGGTGACGACGCCGGCGACGACTCGAGCGATGACGCTGACACCGACGCAGACGACGACCTCGAGACGACGCCCGAGTTCTTCGAAATTGAGGATCCGCCGGATGCGGTCTACGTGCCGACACACCGCGAGGCGATGCGGATGCTCGAGCCGCTCGAGGCGGGCGACTACGTGCTCGCGCCGATGCTCTCGTACCCGCACCCGTTCTGGGTGATCGCGGGCGGGGACAGCGAGGACGAAGTCGAGCGCGTCGATCCCGAGGACGGCCGCGGCGTCCACATGATGTTCACGCTCTGGGATCGCGAGACCGAGACGGTGCTCCCGGTCGACGAAGGCGTCCAGATTCGGATCGCACAGGATGGCGACCAGATCGGGTCGCCGTTTTCGCCGTGGCCGATGCTCTCCCAGGAGATGGGCTTTCATTTCGGCGACAACGTCGCCCTTCCTGGCGATGGCACCTACACCGTCGAGGTCACGCTGCCGCCGATTTCGACGCGCAAAACCGGCGATCTCGAGGGGCGTCTCGACGAGCGCCAGACGCTCGAGTTCGAGTTCGTCTACGACGACGAGTTCCGCCACGAGGTCATCGGCGGCGTCGACTACCTCGACGAGGAGCACTGGGGCCAGCGAGGGGCCCTCGAGCCGATGGATCACGGCCACGACGAGGAACACGACGAGAGTCACGACGAGGACCACGGCGAACACGAGGGCGACCACGGGGACCACGACGGCCACGACGATCATTCCCACGACGATGGCCATGACGACCACGATCATGGCGAACACGACGACAGCCACGACCACGATCATGGCGAACACGACGACAGCCACGACCACGATCATGGCGAGCACGACGACAGCCACGACCACGACGGCCACCACCACGTCCCCTACTCCGAACTCCCGCCCGTCGACGCCTTCCCCGGAACACTGCTCGAGAGCGATGACGGAGACGCTGACGCCGACGAACTCGAGACGAGAGATCTCCCACGCAGCGGCGACGCGGCGTTTCTGGTCACGCTGCTCGAGTCGGACTCTCGACTGGCCGATGGGGAGCAGTACCTGCTCGTCTCGCCGCGGACGCCGTACAACCGCGTGCCGCTCGCGGATATGTCGCTCTCGGCGACGGTCGAACAGGATGGCGAGGCGACGGACCGATCCCTCGAGCAGACGCTCGACGGGGAGTACGGCCTCCACTACGGCGTCTCACTCGAGTCGGCGCTCGAGGCCGACACGCCGGTGACGATCACGGTCGAGTCGCCGCCACAGGTTGCCCGCCACCGCGGCTACGAGACGGCGTTCCTCGAGATGGACCCGCTCGAGTTCGTGGTTCCTGGGGAGGTGGACAACGAGTGA
- a CDS encoding class I adenylate-forming enzyme family protein, translating into MMPPEWPTRDLLSHRGATTPTRTAMIDADTERAWTYREFDRRVDRVVQALEDAGAGTDGRLGVLMDTRPAFGAVLFAAMRRGRTLVPLNVRETPSELAAKVERTDLEALICERETESTALESLEQCDGSVPVVSVDDAEASSVGSIRNALESETDQETEQAALDPVALEPDDTQLLMFTSGTSGEPKIVRLTVGNLVASATASAFRLGLEPDDRWLCCLPMYHMGGLAPLLRSTLYGTTVVIQRKFDARESERVMDNYDITGVSLVPTMCKRLLEARWDVPDSLRFVLLGGAPASSELLERCLEAGMPVYPTYGMTETASQVATATSADLRTHERTVGQPLVTTDVTIVDERGEPVSSGDPGELVVSGPTVTPGYLDADRTAEAFGEYGLHTGDVGYRDDGGRLWILNRRSDRIVTGGENVDPGEVVATLRESAGLEDAAVLGLEDAEWGERVGALVVPADTASDLDLEAVLTHCDAHLAGFKRPKTLAVADSLPRTASGTVDREAVRERLLEDGVDVTDW; encoded by the coding sequence ATGATGCCCCCGGAGTGGCCCACTCGAGACCTGCTCTCGCATCGAGGCGCGACGACGCCGACTCGGACCGCGATGATTGACGCCGACACCGAACGGGCGTGGACGTACCGCGAGTTCGACCGCCGCGTCGACCGAGTTGTACAGGCACTCGAGGACGCCGGTGCTGGCACGGATGGCCGACTCGGCGTGCTCATGGATACGCGGCCGGCCTTTGGGGCCGTTCTCTTCGCTGCGATGCGACGGGGTCGCACGCTCGTTCCGCTGAACGTCCGGGAAACGCCATCCGAACTCGCGGCGAAAGTCGAGCGCACCGATCTCGAGGCACTCATCTGTGAGCGCGAAACTGAGTCGACGGCCCTCGAGAGTCTCGAGCAGTGTGACGGTTCCGTTCCGGTGGTGTCGGTCGACGATGCCGAGGCGTCCAGCGTTGGATCCATCCGCAACGCGCTCGAGTCCGAGACGGACCAAGAAACCGAACAGGCAGCGCTCGATCCCGTCGCGCTCGAACCGGACGACACGCAACTGCTCATGTTCACCTCGGGCACGTCGGGCGAGCCGAAGATCGTTCGGCTGACGGTCGGAAATCTGGTGGCCAGTGCAACGGCCTCGGCGTTTCGGCTCGGCCTCGAGCCTGACGACCGCTGGCTGTGTTGTCTGCCGATGTACCACATGGGCGGGCTGGCACCGCTTCTCCGGTCAACGCTGTACGGCACGACCGTCGTCATCCAGCGCAAGTTCGACGCCCGCGAGAGCGAGCGCGTGATGGACAACTACGATATCACGGGTGTCTCGCTCGTCCCGACGATGTGCAAGCGACTGCTCGAGGCGAGGTGGGACGTTCCTGACTCGCTGCGATTCGTCCTCCTCGGCGGTGCTCCAGCCTCGAGTGAGTTGCTCGAGCGCTGTCTCGAGGCTGGGATGCCGGTGTACCCGACGTATGGAATGACCGAGACGGCGTCGCAGGTGGCGACGGCGACGTCGGCGGACCTTCGAACCCACGAACGAACGGTCGGCCAGCCACTCGTCACCACCGACGTGACTATCGTCGACGAAAGGGGCGAGCCAGTCTCGAGTGGCGACCCCGGCGAACTCGTCGTCTCGGGGCCGACGGTGACGCCGGGCTATCTCGACGCCGACCGGACGGCTGAGGCGTTCGGCGAGTACGGTCTGCACACCGGCGATGTGGGCTACCGAGACGACGGTGGCCGCCTCTGGATCCTCAACCGGCGCAGCGACCGGATCGTCACCGGCGGCGAGAACGTCGATCCCGGCGAAGTCGTCGCCACGCTGCGCGAGTCTGCCGGACTCGAGGACGCAGCCGTGCTCGGACTCGAGGACGCGGAGTGGGGCGAACGGGTCGGGGCACTCGTCGTCCCAGCGGATACAGCATCGGACCTCGACCTCGAGGCAGTCCTCACCCACTGCGACGCCCACCTCGCGGGATTCAAGCGGCCGAAAACGCTCGCGGTCGCCGACTCGTTGCCCCGAACTGCGTCGGGGACCGTCGACCGCGAGGCGGTTCGCGAACGACTGCTCGAGGACGGCGTCGACGTCACTGACTGGTAG
- the menC gene encoding o-succinylbenzoate synthase: MNSDRDLDADRGADDTLEFDYQPFSLALEEPLETAAGPIDAREGFLVRLVDIDGTIGYGEATPLPGWTESEADCEAALERVQPALEEGGPSAALEAVDQQVAARHALSLALADLQATRQSTPLYRYLGNGPMIGRVPVNATIGDGSPAATSAAARRASDRGFSCCKLKVGLRSLEADLERIRETRAAVGEEMALRVDANEAWSYDEAERALETLADLDVAVLEQPLPAGALEGHADLRAQQSGVDIALDEGLLEHGVDNICEVGAADAVVLKPMALGGIDVARKLAAWVTELGITPIITTTIDGVVARTGAVHLAAAIPDIPPCGLATAELLAEDLGRDPVLLEKGAAVVPQAKGLGVDGVWADE, encoded by the coding sequence GTGAACTCAGACCGCGACCTCGACGCGGACCGCGGTGCGGACGACACACTCGAGTTCGACTACCAGCCGTTTTCGCTCGCACTCGAGGAGCCACTCGAGACGGCTGCCGGCCCAATCGACGCTCGCGAGGGGTTTCTCGTCCGTCTCGTTGATATCGACGGCACCATCGGCTACGGTGAGGCAACCCCACTGCCGGGCTGGACCGAGTCCGAAGCCGACTGCGAGGCAGCACTCGAGCGCGTCCAGCCAGCGCTCGAGGAAGGCGGCCCAAGCGCGGCGCTCGAGGCGGTCGACCAGCAGGTTGCAGCGCGACACGCGCTCTCGCTCGCCCTCGCCGATCTGCAGGCAACCCGTCAATCGACGCCGCTGTATCGCTATCTCGGCAACGGGCCGATGATCGGCAGAGTACCCGTGAACGCGACGATTGGCGACGGCTCGCCGGCAGCAACCAGCGCAGCGGCACGCCGTGCCAGCGACCGCGGCTTCTCCTGTTGTAAACTCAAAGTCGGACTGCGCTCGCTCGAGGCAGATCTCGAGCGTATTCGGGAAACACGGGCCGCCGTCGGCGAGGAGATGGCCCTCCGCGTCGATGCGAACGAGGCCTGGAGCTACGACGAAGCCGAGCGTGCACTTGAGACACTTGCTGATCTCGATGTCGCCGTCCTCGAGCAACCACTTCCGGCAGGTGCACTCGAGGGCCACGCGGATCTCCGCGCACAACAGTCGGGCGTCGATATCGCGCTCGATGAAGGGCTGCTTGAGCACGGTGTAGACAACATCTGTGAGGTGGGCGCGGCTGATGCCGTTGTCCTCAAACCAATGGCGCTCGGCGGCATCGACGTCGCTCGAAAGCTCGCCGCCTGGGTGACCGAACTCGGGATTACGCCGATTATCACGACGACTATCGACGGTGTCGTCGCGCGGACAGGTGCTGTCCACCTCGCAGCGGCGATTCCCGATATTCCGCCTTGTGGCCTCGCGACTGCGGAGTTGCTCGCCGAGGACCTCGGACGAGATCCCGTCTTGCTCGAGAAGGGCGCTGCCGTCGTCCCGCAGGCGAAAGGACTCGGCGTCGATGGGGTGTGGGCGGACGAATGA
- a CDS encoding DMT family transporter, whose protein sequence is MDAGLGVALGAAVVWGVYIYLLKRLFSGYSPAALTVLLNTFAVAWYLPVAATEVDGATAALSGFGPSEIGITALTIVMTALAFILFLRAIEDGDVSYVTPINKTVPMFVLPLEVVILGQVLTPLQVAGVVVATLAVYVANYDPGGFLKPIVKAANSRPAQLALLSAMCYAVSDLGKRVALQELAIPERLWVPLLLVGIAVVLLPGAIRNPPRDVSLRADLPKFALAGGMVALGEHLTTLAFAVLPASIASPIINTQAIVAVILGGILLGERHFRVRLIAAVLAVIGVTMIAL, encoded by the coding sequence ATGGATGCCGGTCTTGGAGTTGCGCTCGGTGCCGCCGTGGTGTGGGGCGTCTACATCTACCTACTCAAGCGGTTGTTTTCGGGCTACTCACCGGCGGCGCTGACGGTCCTACTCAACACCTTCGCGGTCGCGTGGTATCTGCCGGTCGCCGCGACCGAAGTCGACGGCGCAACAGCCGCGCTTTCGGGATTCGGCCCCTCGGAAATCGGAATTACCGCACTCACCATCGTCATGACCGCTCTCGCGTTCATCCTCTTTTTGCGCGCAATCGAGGACGGCGACGTTTCCTATGTCACGCCCATCAACAAGACCGTCCCGATGTTCGTTCTCCCGCTCGAGGTCGTCATTCTCGGCCAGGTTCTCACCCCGCTGCAGGTCGCCGGCGTCGTCGTCGCGACCCTCGCCGTGTACGTCGCCAACTACGATCCCGGCGGATTCCTCAAACCGATTGTCAAAGCCGCAAACTCGAGGCCGGCACAGCTGGCGCTGCTGAGTGCGATGTGTTATGCGGTGAGCGACCTCGGCAAGCGAGTCGCATTACAGGAGTTGGCGATTCCGGAGCGCCTGTGGGTGCCGCTGTTGCTCGTCGGTATCGCCGTCGTCTTGCTTCCGGGTGCGATTCGCAATCCGCCACGCGATGTCAGTCTCCGAGCCGATCTACCGAAGTTCGCGCTCGCGGGCGGGATGGTCGCACTGGGGGAACACCTGACGACACTCGCCTTCGCCGTCCTGCCGGCCAGCATCGCCTCGCCGATTATCAACACGCAGGCCATCGTCGCCGTCATCCTCGGCGGCATCTTGCTCGGCGAGCGCCACTTCCGGGTGCGGCTCATCGCCGCCGTGCTCGCGGTGATCGGTGTGACGATGATCGCGCTGTAG
- a CDS encoding 1,4-dihydroxy-2-naphthoyl-CoA synthase, which translates to MVSELFDPDRWEPVADLNDEFRDITYHRALESGTVRIAFDRPDVRNAFRPGTVDELYDALEHAKRQTDVGCILLTGNGPSSKDGGWAFCSGGDQTIRGEDGYQYEGDEERASEQGRLHILEVQRLIRHIPKVVVCVVPGWAVGGGHSLHVVCDLTLASEEHAKFLQTDPDVASYDAGFGSAYLAKQIGQKKAREVFFLGKTYSAEEAAEMGMANEAVPHEELEETALEWGERINSKSPTAMRMLKYGFNMTDDGMIGQQVFAGEATRLGYMTDEAAEGRDAFVEGRDPEFDDFPWHY; encoded by the coding sequence ATGGTTTCGGAACTGTTCGACCCCGACCGCTGGGAGCCCGTCGCCGACCTGAACGACGAGTTCCGAGATATCACGTACCATCGCGCACTCGAGTCCGGGACGGTTCGGATTGCGTTCGACCGCCCCGACGTTCGCAACGCCTTCCGGCCGGGCACCGTCGACGAGTTGTACGATGCGTTAGAGCACGCCAAACGCCAGACCGACGTGGGCTGTATCCTTCTGACGGGCAACGGTCCGTCGTCGAAAGACGGCGGCTGGGCCTTTTGTTCCGGCGGCGATCAGACAATCCGCGGCGAGGACGGCTACCAGTACGAGGGAGACGAAGAACGAGCGTCCGAGCAAGGACGGCTTCACATTCTCGAGGTGCAGCGCCTGATTCGTCACATTCCGAAGGTTGTCGTCTGCGTCGTCCCCGGCTGGGCGGTCGGCGGCGGGCACTCGCTGCACGTCGTCTGTGACCTCACGCTCGCGAGCGAAGAACACGCGAAGTTCCTCCAGACCGATCCTGACGTGGCGAGTTACGACGCCGGGTTCGGCTCGGCGTATCTCGCGAAACAGATCGGCCAGAAGAAAGCCCGCGAAGTCTTTTTCCTTGGAAAGACCTACTCCGCCGAGGAAGCAGCCGAGATGGGCATGGCCAACGAGGCCGTGCCCCACGAGGAGTTAGAGGAGACCGCACTCGAGTGGGGCGAGCGCATCAACTCGAAAAGCCCGACCGCGATGCGGATGCTCAAGTACGGCTTCAACATGACCGACGACGGCATGATCGGCCAACAGGTGTTCGCCGGCGAGGCGACGCGACTTGGCTACATGACTGACGAGGCGGCGGAAGGCCGAGACGCGTTCGTCGAGGGCCGAGACCCCGAGTTCGACGACTTTCCGTGGCACTACTGA
- a CDS encoding cohesin domain-containing protein: protein MTQQSRKTLLALVLVCCLGVGLLAGTGPASAGDGVTIISFDAEDAESTANGIALDADAGETVELEVIVSDHGDYNGNGIDNLSLTIAHESDVLSVTDVEHGPMLADGNSDATVDGTADIDDENGTVIIEQERTPSGDGATATDTAATLTLAVDDDAEPATETLEIVESEAIVITGYPQSIVDRNAQVHIEGGADDSEPADESGDETGTDDPDGITLADDAEQDTQNDTADENDTTDSSTPSDDAADDAAAADDEGDDAVPGVAIPGAIVAIALWVGLQRRH from the coding sequence GTGACCCAGCAATCACGCAAGACGCTGCTCGCGCTCGTACTCGTCTGTTGTCTCGGCGTTGGACTCCTCGCTGGCACTGGACCGGCCAGTGCGGGCGATGGGGTGACAATCATCTCGTTCGACGCCGAGGATGCCGAGAGCACGGCAAACGGGATTGCACTCGACGCTGACGCAGGCGAGACGGTCGAACTCGAGGTGATCGTCAGCGATCACGGCGATTACAACGGGAACGGGATCGACAACCTCTCGCTGACGATTGCCCACGAGAGTGACGTCCTCTCGGTGACCGATGTCGAACACGGGCCGATGCTCGCGGATGGCAATTCCGACGCTACAGTTGATGGAACAGCCGATATCGACGACGAGAACGGGACAGTCATCATCGAGCAGGAACGAACGCCCTCGGGTGACGGCGCAACCGCGACGGACACGGCGGCGACGCTGACGCTCGCCGTCGACGACGACGCCGAGCCAGCGACGGAGACGCTCGAGATCGTGGAGTCGGAGGCGATAGTGATCACCGGCTATCCACAGAGTATCGTCGACCGAAACGCCCAGGTCCACATCGAGGGCGGTGCAGACGACTCGGAACCGGCCGATGAGTCCGGCGACGAGACGGGAACGGACGACCCCGATGGCATCACGCTCGCCGATGACGCCGAGCAAGACACGCAAAACGACACCGCGGACGAGAACGACACGACCGACTCGAGTACCCCCTCGGACGACGCGGCTGACGACGCTGCGGCGGCCGACGACGAGGGTGACGACGCGGTCCCCGGTGTCGCGATTCCGGGCGCAATCGTGGCGATTGCGCTCTGGGTGGGGCTCCAACGCCGGCACTGA